A single genomic interval of Mucilaginibacter boryungensis harbors:
- a CDS encoding 4'-phosphopantetheinyl transferase family protein: MYGSVDCSFIHHPNWIERPLFTDGLKTDTIYIWKGNITTLLSFYEVCSNLLNDAERAKASTYHQQAHQQRYVLQHGILRCLLSWYLGSPAANIAFTFNPNKKPYLLNSNIPCYFSLSYSGPEILIAISDRELGVDIERINQQFEYRDIAAQYFSAAEVAFINKADSPIEAFFLLWTRKEALLKAWGSGIDDNLPAIPALNGTHNSANASENTSWLTESFNAGTDIIASVAYASPKKETAFSMLDTKLITALLKGIHNCY; this comes from the coding sequence ATGTACGGTAGTGTTGATTGCAGTTTTATTCACCATCCAAACTGGATAGAGCGCCCCTTATTTACTGATGGCCTAAAAACAGATACAATTTATATATGGAAAGGCAATATTACGACCCTGCTTAGCTTTTATGAGGTTTGCAGCAACCTGCTGAATGATGCTGAGCGCGCAAAAGCCTCTACTTATCATCAGCAGGCCCATCAGCAGCGCTATGTGCTGCAGCATGGCATATTAAGGTGTTTATTAAGCTGGTATTTAGGTAGCCCCGCAGCAAATATTGCTTTTACCTTTAATCCTAACAAAAAACCTTATTTACTGAATAGCAACATCCCTTGCTATTTTAGCCTTTCCTACTCGGGGCCGGAAATACTGATAGCCATTAGCGATAGGGAATTAGGAGTAGATATTGAACGCATTAACCAGCAATTTGAATACCGGGATATTGCGGCCCAATATTTTAGTGCAGCCGAAGTAGCTTTTATTAACAAAGCCGATAGCCCCATTGAGGCATTCTTTTTATTGTGGACCAGGAAAGAAGCATTATTAAAAGCATGGGGCAGCGGGATTGATGATAATTTACCCGCCATACCCGCATTAAACGGAACGCATAACTCTGCGAACGCATCCGAGAACACAAGTTGGCTAACTGAAAGTTTTAATGCAGGTACCGATATTATAGCAAGCGTAGCTTACGCATCGCCTAAAAAGGAAACGGCTTTTAGTATGTTGGATACAAAATTAATAACGGCATTGCTCAAAGGTATACATAACTGCTATTAA
- a CDS encoding ATP-binding protein encodes MKHLFTFNNKVETIYPFLKGVVAFIEQHSLEKEEELSFKTRVIVTELLTNSIKHTTGNVTGLELNITDDALTIKKIDEGDPFHITNPSAEWPFTDLVDTTITIYADALNGLFAKVTAPYNLSFYTESYPVDDVILTDISEHFGLVIICRASNSFVYQYNPSSKQSIFTVTINLA; translated from the coding sequence GTGAAACATCTATTTACATTCAATAACAAAGTGGAAACGATATATCCTTTTCTGAAGGGTGTAGTAGCTTTTATTGAACAACATTCGCTTGAAAAAGAAGAGGAACTTTCTTTTAAAACCCGCGTAATTGTCACCGAACTGCTTACCAACAGCATTAAGCATACCACCGGGAACGTAACAGGACTGGAATTAAATATCACCGACGATGCTTTAACTATAAAAAAAATAGACGAGGGGGACCCCTTTCATATCACCAATCCTTCGGCCGAATGGCCTTTTACCGACCTAGTTGACACTACAATAACCATATACGCCGATGCATTAAACGGCCTGTTTGCCAAAGTAACCGCCCCTTATAACCTAAGTTTTTATACAGAAAGCTACCCTGTCGATGATGTGATCCTTACCGATATATCTGAACATTTTGGCCTGGTTATTATTTGCCGCGCCAGCAATTCATTTGTATACCAATACAACCCATCAAGTAAACAAAGTATATTTACAGTAACTATTAACCTGGCTTAA
- a CDS encoding STAS domain-containing protein: MILNTHNNNGTLVAEILVPEANLSQSELLKAEMVTLIDQKPKNILIDFSKVQYVDSSFLGAMVSSLKYAVANKTDIAVINLAADISDLFTLIRLDKVFKIYTNESEAIADINNTL; encoded by the coding sequence ATGATATTAAACACGCATAATAATAACGGGACCCTGGTGGCAGAAATACTGGTGCCCGAGGCCAACCTTTCACAATCTGAACTGTTAAAAGCAGAGATGGTGACCCTAATAGACCAAAAACCTAAAAATATTTTGATCGATTTTAGTAAAGTTCAATATGTAGACAGTTCGTTCTTAGGGGCAATGGTTTCATCATTGAAATACGCGGTAGCTAATAAAACAGATATTGCCGTAATAAACCTTGCGGCAGATATATCCGACTTATTTACCCTGATAAGACTGGATAAAGTTTTTAAAATATATACTAATGAATCAGAGGCTATTGCTGATATAAATAACACCTTATAA
- a CDS encoding fused response regulator/phosphatase, translating to MAVQHKVLLVDDNTLVLEVMSRALNREGFICQKAESVKQAMQLLSKDIPDIILSDYDMPEVNGFEFRQQLRENGQYNHIPFMFLTSMNDAELMQQGMNMDAIDYIIKDVPIPVIVAKITNVLNAIREQHERSISELSRAAIALNLNSVPQKKPVLNGFRVDFWHKPYQNYPGGDFIDFIQVDDRYTFIVLGDVMGKKWGAWFFSFGFLSYIRAAVRLCIFEGDLSTKSILQKINLVVHHDPVVSEVLSTLSLVMLDTQLSQISYSGAGDLPLLYYNKPERKASRIQSDGLLLGLRQDGDFDEYILPLNPGDQLLMITDGIIDFETGGRKKSDYKLFEEAVSPFLGSPDTFDHLKASEFLIKKAQEQVDDCSFVFLQKDLI from the coding sequence ATGGCAGTACAGCATAAAGTTTTATTGGTTGATGACAATACGCTTGTTTTAGAAGTAATGAGCCGGGCCCTTAACCGCGAGGGGTTTATTTGTCAAAAAGCCGAATCGGTTAAGCAGGCAATGCAGTTGTTAAGCAAAGATATCCCCGATATTATCCTTTCTGATTATGACATGCCCGAGGTAAATGGGTTTGAATTCAGGCAGCAGCTGCGCGAAAACGGCCAGTACAACCATATCCCTTTCATGTTTTTAACATCAATGAATGATGCGGAACTGATGCAGCAGGGCATGAATATGGACGCCATTGATTATATTATTAAAGATGTGCCCATTCCGGTTATTGTAGCTAAAATAACCAATGTTTTAAACGCCATACGCGAGCAGCACGAGCGTTCTATCAGCGAGTTGAGCCGTGCGGCAATTGCGCTTAATTTAAATTCGGTACCGCAAAAAAAACCTGTACTGAATGGCTTTAGGGTTGATTTTTGGCATAAGCCCTACCAAAACTACCCTGGCGGCGATTTTATTGACTTTATACAGGTTGATGACCGTTATACTTTTATTGTATTGGGCGATGTAATGGGCAAAAAATGGGGCGCGTGGTTCTTTTCATTCGGGTTTTTAAGTTATATACGCGCCGCGGTAAGATTGTGTATCTTTGAAGGAGACCTGTCTACCAAAAGCATTTTGCAAAAAATAAACCTGGTAGTACATCATGACCCTGTAGTAAGCGAGGTGTTATCCACCTTATCATTGGTAATGCTGGATACCCAATTATCGCAGATAAGTTATTCGGGCGCTGGTGACCTGCCTTTGCTGTATTATAATAAACCTGAAAGGAAAGCCAGCAGGATACAATCTGACGGGTTATTATTAGGGTTACGACAGGATGGTGATTTTGATGAATATATACTACCGCTAAACCCCGGCGACCAACTGCTTATGATAACCGATGGTATTATTGATTTTGAAACCGGAGGGCGAAAAAAATCGGATTATAAATTGTTTGAAGAGGCGGTTTCACCATTTTTAGGCAGCCCGGATACGTTTGATCATTTAAAAGCAAGTGAATTTTTAATAAAAAAAGCACAGGAACAAGTAGATGATTGTAGTTTTGTGTTTTTGCAAAAAGATTTGATATGA
- a CDS encoding glycosyltransferase family 2 protein, which yields MKKVSIVTVNFNQPEVTRELLLSIEKVNTYNNIEIIVVDNGSKTGPVTELVTQFPAVKFLSSKINLGFAGGNNIGIHAATGDYFFLVNNDTEFTPGLVEKLVAILDQHPQVGMVSPRINYFDDKTLIQYVGYTPMQFYTMRNGTVGQFSRNNEEYEQVTGPTAYAHGAAMMVKREATNKAGLMFENYFLYYEEMDWCERIKRAGYEIWMRGDALIYHKESISVGKNSWLKEYFMNRNRILFARRNAPAFAAFIFYIYFMVLVAPRNVLKYIKEGHKNFTSYLLKAIWWNITHKKDSADLGIKLQQ from the coding sequence ATGAAAAAAGTTTCCATTGTTACAGTCAATTTTAATCAGCCCGAGGTAACCAGGGAGCTGCTGCTATCGATTGAAAAAGTAAATACATACAATAATATTGAAATTATTGTTGTTGATAATGGCAGCAAAACCGGCCCGGTAACCGAGTTGGTAACACAGTTTCCTGCCGTAAAGTTTCTATCCAGCAAAATAAATTTAGGTTTTGCCGGGGGAAACAATATTGGTATACATGCGGCCACCGGCGATTATTTTTTTTTGGTAAATAATGATACTGAATTTACCCCCGGTTTGGTAGAAAAACTTGTTGCTATATTAGACCAGCATCCGCAGGTAGGCATGGTATCGCCCCGGATAAATTATTTTGATGATAAAACATTAATACAATACGTAGGCTATACCCCTATGCAGTTTTACACTATGCGCAATGGTACGGTAGGCCAGTTTAGCCGAAACAACGAGGAGTATGAACAGGTTACCGGCCCTACAGCCTACGCCCATGGTGCCGCTATGATGGTAAAGCGGGAGGCTACCAATAAAGCAGGATTGATGTTTGAAAACTACTTTTTATATTACGAGGAGATGGACTGGTGCGAACGTATTAAACGCGCGGGCTATGAAATATGGATGCGTGGCGATGCACTTATCTATCATAAAGAATCAATCTCGGTTGGGAAAAACAGCTGGCTAAAAGAATACTTTATGAACCGCAATCGCATTTTATTTGCGCGCCGCAACGCCCCTGCCTTTGCCGCTTTTATATTTTATATTTATTTTATGGTATTGGTAGCGCCTCGAAATGTACTTAAATATATAAAGGAGGGCCATAAAAATTTTACCAGCTACCTGCTTAAAGCTATATGGTGGAATATAACCCACAAAAAAGACAGTGCCGATTTAGGCATTAAGCTGCAACAATAA
- a CDS encoding glycosyltransferase family 2 protein, with the protein MEILFWISLFMAFYTYVGYGILLFIIIKIKRAIRGRKVVADANYAELPFCTLVIAAYNEQDIIREKINNTLALKYSEGKLKVIFVTDGSSDKTPDIIAGYPQIQLLHQPGRSGKIVAVHRAMTFVDTEIAVFTDANTMLNEQAMLKICRHYADKTVGAVAGEKRVKIEETDDASAAGEGFYWKYESALKKWDSELYSVVGAAGELFSVRRELYKPVPDDTILDDFMISMYIARDGYRIVYEPDAYATETASENVGEELKRKVRIAAGGIQSIMRLLSLFNIFKYPLLSFQYISHRVLRWTVTPFFMILAFVLNAVIVAGPGGLIYNLLMLGQVMFYLLALLGLIMEKRQIRIKALFVPYYFCVMNYAVLAGIIRYFKGKQSAVWEKSQRKG; encoded by the coding sequence ATGGAGATACTGTTTTGGATAAGTTTGTTTATGGCCTTTTACACCTATGTAGGCTATGGCATACTGCTGTTCATCATCATTAAAATAAAACGGGCCATACGCGGGCGTAAAGTGGTAGCCGATGCAAATTATGCGGAACTACCCTTTTGCACACTGGTAATTGCGGCTTATAATGAGCAGGATATCATCCGCGAAAAAATTAACAATACGCTTGCGCTGAAATATTCGGAAGGAAAGCTTAAGGTGATTTTTGTTACAGATGGCTCATCAGATAAAACACCTGATATTATTGCCGGATACCCGCAAATCCAATTATTGCACCAACCCGGCCGCTCGGGCAAAATAGTGGCTGTGCACAGGGCCATGACTTTTGTGGATACAGAGATAGCAGTGTTTACCGATGCCAATACCATGCTGAACGAACAGGCGATGTTAAAAATATGCCGCCATTATGCCGATAAAACAGTAGGCGCGGTAGCGGGTGAAAAACGGGTGAAAATTGAAGAAACTGATGACGCCAGCGCGGCTGGGGAGGGCTTTTACTGGAAGTACGAGTCGGCGCTTAAAAAATGGGATTCAGAACTGTATTCTGTTGTAGGTGCCGCGGGGGAACTATTTAGCGTAAGGCGGGAATTATATAAACCTGTACCGGACGATACCATACTGGATGATTTTATGATATCCATGTATATAGCGCGCGATGGTTACCGGATAGTGTACGAACCGGATGCCTATGCCACTGAAACCGCATCTGAGAACGTGGGTGAAGAATTAAAACGTAAAGTGCGGATAGCTGCAGGCGGGATACAATCTATTATGCGCTTGTTAAGTTTGTTCAATATTTTTAAATATCCGCTGCTATCGTTCCAATATATTAGTCACCGGGTTTTACGGTGGACGGTTACCCCATTTTTTATGATACTGGCTTTTGTTTTGAATGCGGTAATTGTTGCCGGGCCGGGCGGCCTGATATATAACCTTTTAATGCTGGGGCAAGTGATGTTTTACCTGTTGGCCTTATTGGGCCTGATTATGGAAAAACGGCAAATACGTATTAAGGCGCTATTTGTACCTTATTATTTTTGTGTAATGAACTATGCTGTGCTGGCTGGTATTATCCGTTATTTTAAGGGTAAGCAAAGCGCAGTCTGGGAAAAATCCCAGCGCAAGGGTTAA
- a CDS encoding carboxylesterase/lipase family protein: MKKTCLLLIIVITAKANAQGPVVKTANGTLQGITEASGIRSFKGIPFAQPPVGDLRWKEPQAPQNWSGVRKADHFGPQAMQRFIYSDMQFRSAGVSEDCLYLNVWTPATTNHEKLPVLVYFYGGGFSAGDGSEYRYDGEALAKRGIVTVTVNYRLGIFGFMAHPELTKESPNHASGNYGLLDQHAALVWVQKNIAAFGGDPKRVTIGGESAGSMSVSGQVASPLSKGLFAGAIGESGALLGNLSPMPLAAAEQNGEKFAMTTGATSLADLRKIPADKLLEISAKARFGATIDGYFLPEQPQTIFAAGKQMHVPLLAGWNSAEGGYTAILGKDEPNLANYTAAVQKQYGNRAADILKVYAPATDADVSRVATELASDKFIAFSTWKFIDMQSKTSGQPVYRYYYTHKRPAYADGKPNNSPGAVHSAEIEYALGNLATNKVYAWTRDDYQVSETMQNYFANFIKSGNPNGKGLEKWDTYKSGSPNLMIIDVVCKPTVSQTEARYSLLDNWK; encoded by the coding sequence ATGAAAAAAACATGCCTGCTCTTAATCATTGTAATCACAGCTAAAGCTAATGCCCAAGGCCCTGTAGTAAAAACAGCGAACGGAACATTACAAGGTATTACAGAGGCAAGCGGTATACGATCGTTCAAAGGCATTCCCTTTGCGCAACCGCCAGTTGGCGATTTACGCTGGAAAGAACCACAGGCACCGCAAAACTGGAGCGGCGTGCGCAAAGCCGATCACTTTGGGCCGCAGGCTATGCAGCGTTTCATTTACAGCGATATGCAATTTCGCAGCGCGGGCGTTAGCGAGGATTGCCTGTACCTTAACGTTTGGACGCCCGCTACAACCAACCATGAAAAATTGCCTGTGCTTGTATACTTTTACGGCGGCGGTTTTAGCGCTGGCGATGGTTCTGAATACCGGTACGATGGCGAAGCATTGGCTAAACGCGGGATAGTCACTGTTACGGTAAATTATCGTCTGGGCATATTCGGATTTATGGCGCACCCCGAATTAACTAAAGAATCACCTAACCATGCATCGGGGAATTATGGTTTGCTTGATCAGCATGCCGCATTAGTTTGGGTACAAAAAAATATAGCTGCTTTTGGCGGTGATCCAAAACGGGTAACTATTGGTGGTGAATCGGCGGGTTCCATGTCTGTGAGCGGGCAAGTGGCTTCCCCACTGTCAAAAGGTTTGTTTGCCGGGGCTATAGGCGAAAGCGGGGCTTTATTGGGCAACCTCTCCCCTATGCCATTAGCAGCTGCCGAGCAAAACGGCGAAAAATTTGCTATGACCACAGGCGCAACTTCGCTTGCAGACCTGCGCAAAATTCCGGCTGATAAATTGCTGGAAATATCAGCCAAAGCACGTTTCGGAGCGACTATCGACGGTTATTTTTTACCGGAACAGCCGCAGACCATTTTCGCCGCCGGAAAACAAATGCATGTGCCGTTATTAGCTGGTTGGAATTCGGCCGAGGGTGGCTACACCGCCATTCTGGGTAAAGATGAACCCAACTTAGCTAACTATACAGCGGCAGTACAAAAACAATATGGTAACCGTGCAGCTGATATTTTAAAAGTATATGCACCCGCTACCGATGCGGATGTTAGCCGGGTAGCCACCGAACTGGCATCGGACAAATTTATAGCCTTTAGTACCTGGAAGTTTATTGATATGCAAAGTAAAACCAGCGGGCAGCCCGTTTATCGTTATTATTATACGCACAAACGACCGGCCTATGCCGATGGGAAACCAAATAACAGTCCCGGCGCGGTGCATTCGGCTGAAATTGAATACGCGCTGGGCAACCTGGCAACTAATAAGGTGTACGCCTGGACACGGGATGATTACCAGGTTTCGGAAACCATGCAAAACTATTTTGCAAACTTTATTAAAAGCGGAAACCCAAATGGGAAAGGCCTGGAAAAATGGGATACTTATAAAAGTGGTTCGCCTAATTTAATGATCATCGACGTAGTGTGTAAACCTACAGTATCCCAAACAGAAGCAAGATACTCATTACTGGACAACTGGAAGTAA
- a CDS encoding formylglycine-generating enzyme family protein, which translates to MKQGLYLLFVFALVCFSCNQHPKSSAQANVAEPIDIVKPVMVKIPGGTFNMGTNDPSFPDAKPVHAVTVDPFLMDEHEVTNAEFEAFVNATHYVTVAEKTPLAKDYPGVPAENLVAGSAVFTPPTQQVDLNDPGQWWVYVHGANWRHPKGPQSNAADHPNNPVVQVCYEDALAYAKWAGKRLPTEAEWEFAAKGGKGDHVYYWGDELKPGGKFVANIYEGNFPDHNTAEDGFEGVAPVKSFPKNGYGLYDMDGNVWEWCNDFYRPDYYSKSPKLNPQGPIDSYNPDEPGTVCRVQRGGSFLCSDQYCIRYKAGSRGKGEVKSASDNLGFRCVEDIK; encoded by the coding sequence ATGAAACAAGGCCTGTATCTTTTATTTGTATTCGCACTGGTTTGCTTTTCCTGTAATCAGCACCCAAAATCATCAGCGCAGGCAAATGTTGCTGAACCTATTGACATTGTTAAACCGGTAATGGTAAAAATACCCGGCGGCACTTTTAATATGGGCACAAACGACCCTTCGTTTCCTGACGCCAAACCAGTACATGCTGTTACGGTTGATCCGTTTTTGATGGACGAACACGAGGTGACCAACGCCGAATTTGAAGCGTTTGTAAACGCTACCCATTATGTTACAGTAGCCGAGAAAACACCGCTGGCTAAAGATTATCCCGGTGTGCCTGCCGAAAACCTGGTAGCAGGTTCGGCGGTTTTTACACCGCCGACGCAACAGGTTGATTTAAACGACCCCGGCCAGTGGTGGGTTTATGTGCATGGCGCTAACTGGCGACACCCTAAGGGCCCGCAAAGTAACGCGGCCGATCACCCGAACAATCCGGTGGTGCAGGTATGTTATGAAGATGCATTGGCTTACGCTAAATGGGCTGGTAAACGCTTGCCAACCGAAGCCGAATGGGAATTCGCGGCCAAAGGGGGTAAAGGCGACCATGTATATTACTGGGGCGACGAACTGAAACCCGGTGGCAAATTTGTAGCCAATATATACGAAGGAAATTTCCCCGACCATAATACGGCTGAGGACGGCTTTGAAGGAGTAGCGCCGGTAAAATCGTTCCCTAAAAATGGGTATGGTTTATATGATATGGATGGTAATGTGTGGGAATGGTGCAATGATTTTTACCGGCCCGATTACTATAGCAAAAGTCCCAAACTAAACCCGCAAGGCCCTATAGATAGCTATAACCCCGACGAACCTGGTACTGTTTGCCGTGTGCAGCGCGGCGGTTCATTTTTATGCAGCGATCAGTATTGTATCCGCTATAAAGCCGGCAGCAGGGGCAAAGGCGAGGTAAAAAGCGCGTCGGATAATTTAGGGTTTAGGTGTGTGGAGGATATTAAATAA
- a CDS encoding trimeric intracellular cation channel family protein — MNDNFPAIIELLGTVAFTVSGAFSAMQKRMDIFGVFVLGFVTAIGGGTLRDILIGNVPVAWMRDMKTPLIILGTTIVTILFKKYVKNLKITLFLFDALGLGLFTIIGIQKGLNAHLNPGACIALGTITGCFGGVVRDILINEIPVLFRKEIYATACIAGGSCYILLLMCTDKFIAEAIAIIVVCTIRIIAIRRNWKLPSV; from the coding sequence ATGAACGATAATTTCCCGGCCATTATTGAATTACTGGGCACAGTTGCCTTCACCGTATCTGGCGCATTTTCGGCTATGCAAAAGCGTATGGATATCTTCGGGGTGTTTGTACTGGGCTTTGTAACCGCTATAGGCGGCGGTACATTACGTGATATTTTAATTGGCAATGTGCCCGTAGCCTGGATGCGCGATATGAAGACGCCATTGATCATTCTGGGCACTACTATTGTCACCATCCTGTTTAAAAAGTACGTTAAGAATTTAAAGATCACCCTGTTTTTGTTTGATGCATTAGGGTTAGGGCTGTTTACCATTATTGGGATACAGAAAGGGTTGAACGCCCACCTGAACCCCGGTGCCTGTATTGCCCTTGGCACTATTACCGGTTGCTTTGGCGGCGTAGTGCGCGATATTTTAATTAACGAAATACCTGTCCTTTTTCGCAAGGAAATATACGCCACGGCCTGCATTGCCGGCGGTAGTTGTTATATATTATTGCTGATGTGCACCGATAAATTTATTGCCGAAGCCATTGCTATTATAGTGGTATGCACCATTCGTATTATCGCTATACGGCGCAATTGGAAGCTGCCATCGGTATAG
- a CDS encoding N-acetylmuramoyl-L-alanine amidase family protein has product MLQIFTRFKSQVLTLIFLLGALFIGNARAEAQNQGDDDSGPGFKFKTVVIDAGHGGKDPGAHGEVAKEKNVALAIALKLRDIIKDEMPSLNVIMTRTTDKFVELQERAAIANRNKANLFISIHCNSSPERTGSRKGTLLLVYGFHRKGEQLEALRENASIYQEKDYSKKYEGYKGNDPAYFIMLNMYMKTYRDQSIKFGKLVNEEFVEHDNRRSEGVHEQGLLVLAHSALPSVLVETGFINNPSEEKYLNSDEGQEEIARSICRALKKYRKGFDRN; this is encoded by the coding sequence ATGCTGCAAATATTTACCCGCTTCAAATCCCAGGTTTTAACCCTTATATTTTTGCTGGGCGCGCTTTTTATAGGTAATGCCCGTGCCGAAGCGCAAAACCAGGGTGATGATGACAGCGGCCCTGGATTTAAGTTTAAAACGGTTGTGATTGATGCGGGGCACGGCGGTAAAGACCCTGGCGCGCATGGCGAAGTGGCAAAGGAAAAAAATGTAGCGCTGGCCATTGCCTTAAAACTACGGGATATCATTAAAGATGAAATGCCATCGTTAAACGTAATTATGACCCGCACTACCGATAAGTTTGTAGAACTGCAGGAACGCGCAGCCATTGCCAACCGCAATAAGGCCAACTTGTTTATTTCTATTCACTGCAATTCATCGCCCGAGCGGACTGGCAGTCGCAAAGGCACCCTGTTGTTGGTTTACGGTTTCCACCGCAAGGGCGAACAACTGGAAGCCTTGCGCGAGAATGCCTCTATTTACCAGGAAAAGGATTACAGCAAAAAATACGAAGGCTATAAAGGCAACGACCCCGCCTATTTTATTATGCTGAACATGTATATGAAAACCTACCGCGACCAGAGCATCAAATTTGGGAAGCTGGTAAACGAAGAATTTGTTGAACACGATAACCGCCGCAGCGAGGGTGTGCACGAACAAGGGTTACTGGTGCTGGCCCACAGCGCCCTGCCATCGGTACTGGTAGAGACCGGGTTTATCAATAACCCATCCGAAGAGAAGTACCTGAATTCGGACGAGGGGCAGGAAGAAATTGCCCGCTCTATCTGTCGTGCTTTGAAAAAATACCGCAAAGGGTTTGATCGAAATTAA
- a CDS encoding NAD-dependent epimerase/dehydratase family protein, with translation MILITGATGFLGSEVAKQLAEQGKRIRCTKRASSVIPDLLLPYGNMIDWVDADMMDHPALEDAFEGVTQVYHCAAWVSLKQADKDPMIRTNVEGTANVVNLCLQYGVRLVHVSSVAAIGEAKPGEMINENHHLDQTGDHDGYATSKLESEMEVWRGIAEGLDAVIVNPTIIIGPNAGTAGSGQLFETVRKGLKYYTSGSIGFVDVEDVAKSMIMLMESGITEQRYIINAENRPYQNIVTEIARGFNLPAPAKQAKPWMMELAWRGAALWAAIRGGAPAIDKVAARSASVERNYDNSKIKQAIAINFKPISQSIIKVCQRLKV, from the coding sequence ATGATCCTAATAACAGGTGCTACGGGGTTTCTTGGGTCGGAAGTGGCCAAACAACTTGCCGAACAAGGCAAACGTATCCGTTGTACTAAGCGGGCTTCGTCTGTTATTCCTGATCTGTTGCTTCCTTACGGGAATATGATTGATTGGGTAGATGCCGACATGATGGACCACCCAGCCCTTGAAGATGCATTTGAAGGCGTAACCCAGGTATATCACTGCGCGGCCTGGGTATCATTAAAACAGGCCGATAAGGACCCGATGATACGTACCAATGTTGAGGGTACAGCTAATGTGGTTAATTTGTGCCTGCAATACGGCGTCCGCCTGGTACATGTAAGTTCGGTAGCAGCCATTGGCGAGGCCAAGCCAGGCGAAATGATTAACGAGAACCATCACCTTGACCAAACCGGCGACCATGACGGTTACGCGACATCAAAACTCGAGAGTGAAATGGAAGTATGGCGCGGCATTGCCGAAGGGTTAGATGCCGTAATTGTAAACCCAACTATAATAATTGGCCCCAACGCAGGTACTGCAGGCAGCGGGCAATTGTTTGAAACTGTGCGTAAGGGCCTGAAATATTATACATCGGGCAGCATTGGGTTTGTGGATGTGGAGGATGTGGCCAAAAGCATGATCATGTTAATGGAAAGCGGCATTACCGAACAACGCTATATTATTAATGCAGAAAACCGGCCTTACCAAAATATAGTGACCGAGATAGCCCGCGGCTTTAACCTGCCCGCACCTGCCAAACAAGCCAAACCCTGGATGATGGAACTGGCCTGGCGCGGCGCGGCCTTATGGGCAGCCATACGCGGTGGTGCCCCAGCTATTGATAAGGTAGCGGCGCGAAGCGCCAGTGTGGAGCGCAATTATGATAACAGCAAAATAAAGCAGGCCATTGCTATTAACTTTAAGCCCATTAGTCAGTCTATAATTAAAGTTTGCCAACGTTTAAAAGTTTAA